A genomic window from Vitis riparia cultivar Riparia Gloire de Montpellier isolate 1030 chromosome 18, EGFV_Vit.rip_1.0, whole genome shotgun sequence includes:
- the LOC117906086 gene encoding uncharacterized protein LOC117906086, with the protein MAMAAGTVASTGAYLMQFPRTLTALRTSFIPTRSFSKLGFHPLRLRTTAPVRKLQVRAARTESKGVSLGFRAPHFELQEPLTGKMWTLEDFESYPALLVMFICNHCPFVKHLKKDIVKLSNFYMKKGLAVVAISSNSIATHPQDGPKFMAEEAKLFNYPFPYLYDESQDVARDFGAVCTPEFFLFKKDGRRPFELVYHGQFDDSRPSNNVRVTGRDLSLAIDCVLSGQPISLVQKPSVGCSIKWHPET; encoded by the exons ATGGCTATGGCTGCTGGGACTGTAGCTTCAACCGGAGCATATCTGATGCAATTCCCGCGTACTCTGACCGCACTCAGAACTTCTTTTATACCAACACGGTCTTTctcaaaattgggttttcatCCTCTGCGGCTCAGGACTACTGCACCCGTAAGAAAACTCCAGGTTCGAGCCGCGAGAACCGAGTCCAAAGGGGTATCTTTAGGCTTCAGAGCTCCTCATTTTGAG CTTCAGGAGCCTCTTACTGGGAAAATGTGGACGTTGGAAGATTTTGAATCATACCCTGCTTTATTG GTTATGTTTATTTGCAATCACTGCCCATTTGTAAAACACTTGAAAAAGGATATTGTGAAGCTTTCAAATTTCTATATGAAG AAGGGACTTGCAGTTGTTGCAATATCTTCAAATTCTATAGCTACTCACCCACAG GATGGACCAAAATTCATGGCAGAAGAAGCTAAACTATTTAACTATCCTTTTCCTTATCTATATGATGAG TCACAAGATGTTGCTCGAGATTTTGGTGCGGTGTGCACGCCTGAGTTTTTCCTATTCAAAAAG GATGGTCGGAGGCCATTTGAGTTGGTGTATCATGGCCAGTTTGATGATTCACGACCAAGCAATAATGTCCGTGTTACAGGAAG GGATTTAAGCCTGGCAATAGATTGTGTACTCAGCGGTCAACCTA